The proteins below come from a single Vitis vinifera cultivar Pinot Noir 40024 chromosome 9, ASM3070453v1 genomic window:
- the LOC109123144 gene encoding secreted RxLR effector protein 161-like, giving the protein MDGVKSLPTPMLYGLKLSAGMGDPIDNVFEYRSVVGALQYITITRPKIAFSVNKVCQFMQKPLDTHWKVVKQILRYLNGITDLGIVLKPSEAMNLVGFCDVDWGSDVDDRRSTSGHCVFLGKNLVSWSSKKQHTISRSSTKAEYRSLASLTSEMLWLQSFLFELQTKMTMVPVI; this is encoded by the coding sequence ATGGATGGAGTTAAGTCACTTCCCACTCCTATGCTTTATGGTCTAAAACTTTCAGCTGGAATGGGTGATCCAATTGATAATGTTTTTGAGTACAGAAGTGTTGTTGGAGCTTTGCAGTACATAACCATCACTAGACCCAAGATTGCTTTTAGTGTCAACAAAGTTTGCCAATTTATGCAGAAGCCTTTAGATACTCATTGGAAGGTTGTCAAACAAATTTTAAGGTATCTCAATGGCATTACAGATCTTGGTATTGTGTTGAAGCCATCAGAAGCTATGAATTTAGTGGGGTTTTGTGATGTTGATTGGGGGAGTGATGTTGATGATCGAAGGTCTACATCTGGGCATTGTGTTTTTCTTGGGAAAAACTTGGTTTCATGGAGTTCAAAAAAGCAGCACACTATTTCCAGATCTAGTACTAAAGCAGAATATAGAAGCTTGGCTAGCTTGACCTCAGAAATGTTATGGTTGCAGTCCTTCTTGTTTGAGCTCCAAACTAAGATGACTATGGTTCCTGTAATTTGA